The following coding sequences are from one Streptomyces angustmyceticus window:
- a CDS encoding CitMHS family transporter — MLTILGFVMIAAFLALIMMKKMSPMAALVLIPALFCVLVGQGAHLGDYVLKGIGDLAPTAAMLMFAIIYFGVMIDVGLFDPVVRGILKFCKADPVRVVLGTALLAAIVSLDGDGSTTFMITVSALYPLYKRLKMSLVVMTGVAATANGVMNTLPWGGPTARAATALKLDAGDIFVPMIPALAVGLVAVFALAYVLGRRERKRLGLLTLGDTRLVTEAADEKETEQVLVGAGAGGTGGTAAGPRRGTGGAGTGTDADEDADADGGSGDPADDDGLQVLDPRRATLRPKLYWFNAALTVALLTLLIVQALPIPVLFLLGAALALTVNFPHMKDQKARVAAHAENVLNVSGMVFAAAVFTGVLTGTGMVEHMARWLVSGIPDALGPHMGLVTGVLSIPLTYFMSNDGFYFGIVPILAEAGAAHGVAPIEIARASLVGQALHMSSPLVPAVYVLVGMAKVEFGDHTKFTVKWAALTSLVVLGAGLLFGIL, encoded by the coding sequence GTCCTGGTCGGACAGGGCGCGCACCTGGGCGACTACGTCCTCAAGGGCATCGGCGACCTGGCCCCCACGGCCGCGATGCTGATGTTCGCCATCATCTACTTCGGGGTGATGATCGACGTCGGTCTCTTCGACCCGGTCGTCCGCGGCATCCTGAAGTTCTGCAAGGCCGACCCGGTGCGGGTGGTGCTCGGCACGGCCCTGCTCGCCGCGATCGTCTCGCTCGACGGCGACGGTTCCACCACCTTCATGATCACCGTCTCGGCGCTCTACCCGCTCTACAAGCGGCTGAAGATGAGCCTCGTGGTCATGACCGGTGTCGCCGCCACCGCCAACGGCGTGATGAACACCCTCCCCTGGGGCGGCCCGACGGCCCGCGCCGCCACCGCGCTCAAGCTCGACGCCGGGGACATCTTCGTCCCGATGATCCCCGCCCTGGCCGTCGGCCTGGTCGCGGTGTTCGCCCTCGCCTACGTCCTCGGCCGCCGCGAGCGCAAGCGGCTCGGCCTCCTGACGCTCGGCGACACCCGGCTGGTGACCGAGGCCGCCGACGAGAAGGAGACCGAGCAGGTCCTGGTGGGCGCGGGCGCCGGCGGCACGGGGGGCACCGCCGCCGGTCCCCGGCGCGGCACCGGTGGCGCGGGCACCGGCACCGACGCCGACGAGGACGCCGATGCGGACGGCGGCTCCGGCGACCCGGCCGACGACGACGGTCTCCAGGTCCTGGACCCGCGGCGCGCCACCCTGCGCCCCAAGCTCTACTGGTTCAACGCCGCGCTCACCGTCGCGCTGCTCACCCTGCTGATCGTGCAGGCCCTGCCGATCCCGGTCCTCTTCCTCCTCGGCGCGGCCCTCGCCCTGACTGTCAACTTCCCGCACATGAAGGACCAGAAGGCCCGCGTCGCCGCCCACGCCGAGAACGTGCTCAACGTCTCCGGGATGGTCTTCGCCGCCGCCGTCTTCACCGGCGTGCTCACCGGCACCGGCATGGTCGAGCACATGGCGCGCTGGCTGGTCAGCGGCATCCCCGACGCACTCGGCCCGCACATGGGCCTCGTCACCGGCGTGCTCAGCATCCCGCTGACCTACTTCATGTCCAACGACGGGTTCTACTTCGGCATCGTCCCGATCCTCGCCGAGGCCGGCGCCGCCCACGGCGTGGCCCCCATCGAGATCGCCCGTGCCTCCCTCGTCGGACAGGCCCTGCACATGTCCAGCCCGCTGGTCCCCGCCGTCTACGTCCTCGTCGGCATGGCCAAGGTCGAGTTCGGCGACCACACCAAGTTCACCGTCAAGTGGGCCGCGCTGACCTCCCTGGTGGTCCTGGGCGCCGGTCTGCTCTTCGGCATCCTCTAG
- a CDS encoding aldehyde dehydrogenase family protein → MKQHDAMYIDGSWRPAEGGGTIEVVNPADEQVIATVPAGSARDVDAAVRAARAALPGWAATAPRERAARLAALRDQLAARTEEIAETVTAELGSPLAFSTNVHAGVPLAVCASYAELAGSHAFEEKIGNSTVLHEPVGVVGAITPWNYPLHQIVAKVAPALAVGCTVVLKPAENTPLVAQLFAECVDAAGIPAGVFNLVTGLGPVAGQALAEHEGVDLVSFTGSTAVGKRIGALAGAAVKRVALELGGKSANVILPGADLPKAVAVGVANVMANSGQTCSAWTRMLVHQDRYDEAVELATAAAAKYVPGERIGPLVSAEQRDRVRGYIERGVAEGARVVAGGPQAPAGPGYYVAPTVFADVTPEMTVAQEEIFGPVLSILKYEDEDDAARIANDTVYGLAGAVWAGDDAEAVAFARRLDTGQVDINGGRFNPLAPFGGYKQSGIGRELGPHGLSEYLQTKSLQF, encoded by the coding sequence GTGAAGCAGCACGACGCGATGTACATCGACGGAAGCTGGCGGCCCGCGGAGGGCGGCGGCACGATCGAGGTCGTCAACCCGGCCGACGAGCAGGTCATCGCCACCGTCCCGGCCGGCTCGGCGCGGGACGTGGACGCCGCGGTCCGTGCCGCCCGCGCCGCGCTGCCGGGCTGGGCCGCCACGGCGCCCCGGGAGCGCGCGGCCCGGCTGGCCGCCCTGCGCGACCAACTCGCCGCGCGCACCGAGGAGATCGCCGAGACCGTCACCGCCGAACTCGGCTCGCCGCTCGCCTTCAGCACGAACGTGCACGCCGGGGTGCCGCTCGCGGTCTGCGCCTCGTACGCCGAACTGGCCGGCAGCCACGCCTTCGAGGAGAAGATCGGCAACTCGACCGTGCTGCACGAACCGGTCGGGGTGGTGGGCGCGATCACGCCCTGGAACTACCCGCTGCACCAGATCGTCGCCAAGGTCGCCCCGGCGCTCGCGGTCGGCTGCACGGTCGTGCTCAAACCCGCCGAGAACACCCCGCTGGTCGCCCAGCTCTTCGCCGAGTGCGTCGATGCCGCCGGGATACCGGCCGGGGTCTTCAACCTCGTCACCGGACTCGGTCCGGTCGCAGGCCAGGCGCTCGCCGAGCACGAGGGCGTCGACCTGGTCTCCTTCACCGGCTCGACGGCCGTCGGCAAGCGGATCGGCGCCCTCGCGGGCGCCGCGGTCAAGCGGGTGGCGCTGGAGCTGGGCGGCAAGTCCGCCAATGTCATCCTGCCCGGCGCCGACCTGCCCAAGGCGGTCGCCGTCGGCGTCGCCAACGTCATGGCCAACTCCGGCCAGACCTGCAGCGCCTGGACCCGGATGCTGGTCCACCAGGACCGGTACGACGAGGCCGTCGAGCTGGCGACCGCGGCGGCGGCCAAGTACGTCCCGGGCGAGAGGATCGGCCCGCTGGTCAGCGCCGAGCAGCGGGACCGGGTGCGCGGTTACATCGAGCGGGGCGTCGCCGAGGGCGCACGGGTCGTGGCGGGCGGACCGCAGGCGCCCGCCGGTCCCGGCTACTACGTCGCGCCGACCGTCTTCGCCGACGTCACCCCGGAGATGACCGTCGCCCAGGAGGAGATCTTCGGCCCGGTCCTGTCGATCCTGAAGTACGAGGACGAGGACGACGCCGCCCGGATCGCCAACGACACCGTCTACGGGCTGGCCGGCGCGGTCTGGGCGGGCGACGACGCGGAGGCGGTGGCCTTCGCCCGCCGGCTGGACACCGGTCAGGTCGACATCAACGGCGGCCGGTTCAACCCCCTCGCCCCGTTCGGCGGTTACAAACAGTCCGGCATCGGCCGCGAGCTGGGCCCGCACGGGCTGAGCGAATACCTGCAGACCAAGTCGCTGCAGTTCTGA
- a CDS encoding Zn-dependent alcohol dehydrogenase yields MVRAAVLSAVNAPLRVAEIDLPAPGPGQVRIRLAAAGVCHSDLSLSNGTLRQPAPAVLGHEGAGTVTAVGPDVTTVAPGDQVVLNWAPSCGDCHFCGLAEPWLCARAGHAADAPYATLAADATDLYPGLGTAAFAEETVVPARAALPLPDGVPLADAALLGCAVLTGWGAVHHSARVRAGESVVVFGVGGVGLATLQAARIAGAGPIVAVDVSPAKEELARAAGATEFLVAGDDTAKRIRKLTGGVGADVAVECVGRADTIRTAWSSTRRGGRTTVVGIGGQDQQVAFSALELFYFGRTLSGCVYGNSDPARDLPVIARHVRSGALDLSALVTERITLDAIPSAFDAMLAGRGGRALVVF; encoded by the coding sequence GTGGTCCGCGCCGCCGTACTGTCCGCCGTCAACGCCCCGCTGCGGGTCGCCGAGATCGACCTGCCCGCGCCCGGCCCCGGCCAGGTCCGGATCCGGCTCGCCGCCGCCGGCGTCTGCCACTCCGACCTGTCCCTGTCCAACGGCACCCTGCGCCAGCCGGCCCCGGCCGTCCTCGGGCACGAGGGCGCGGGCACCGTCACCGCGGTCGGCCCCGACGTGACCACGGTGGCCCCCGGCGACCAGGTCGTCCTCAACTGGGCGCCGTCCTGCGGCGACTGCCACTTCTGCGGTCTGGCCGAGCCCTGGCTGTGCGCCCGCGCCGGCCACGCCGCGGACGCTCCGTACGCCACCCTCGCCGCCGACGCCACCGACCTCTACCCCGGCCTCGGCACCGCCGCGTTCGCCGAGGAGACCGTGGTGCCCGCGCGGGCCGCGCTGCCGCTGCCGGACGGGGTGCCGCTCGCCGACGCGGCGCTGCTCGGCTGCGCGGTGCTCACCGGCTGGGGCGCCGTGCACCACAGTGCCCGGGTGCGCGCCGGGGAGTCGGTCGTGGTCTTCGGCGTCGGCGGGGTGGGTCTGGCCACGCTGCAGGCCGCACGGATCGCCGGCGCGGGCCCGATCGTGGCCGTGGACGTCTCCCCGGCGAAGGAGGAACTCGCCCGCGCCGCCGGCGCCACCGAGTTCCTGGTGGCGGGCGACGACACCGCCAAGCGCATCCGCAAGCTCACCGGCGGGGTGGGGGCCGATGTCGCCGTGGAGTGCGTGGGCCGCGCCGACACCATCCGGACCGCCTGGTCGTCGACCCGGCGCGGCGGCCGCACCACGGTCGTCGGCATCGGCGGCCAGGATCAGCAGGTCGCCTTCTCCGCCCTGGAGCTCTTCTACTTCGGCCGCACCCTCTCCGGCTGCGTCTACGGCAACAGTGACCCCGCCCGCGACCTCCCCGTCATCGCCCGGCACGTCCGCTCCGGCGCCCTCGACCTGTCCGCCCTGGTCACCGAGCGCATCACCCTCGACGCCATCCCGTCCGCCTTCGACGCCATGCTGGCGGGCCGGGGAGGGCGGGCGCTGGTGGTGTTCTGA
- a CDS encoding SDR family oxidoreductase, whose product MGHLRGKAALVTGGSRGIGRGIAERLGRDGALVAVHYGSNEAAAEETAAAIAGAGGRAFTVGAELGVPGDVDTLTAGLEAGLRAHGEAALDILVHNAGLNLMGRPIEVLTPEEFDRMVAVNIKAPFFLTQRLLPRLRDGGRIINISSVSTRLASAHGIGYPLTKGALEVFSHTLAKHLGPRDITVNSVAVGFTRTDMTAEVLADPAHLERTIGLTALGRIGRVPDIADAVAFLASDDARWITGTRIDVTGGAGL is encoded by the coding sequence ATGGGACACCTCAGGGGAAAGGCCGCACTCGTCACCGGCGGCAGCCGGGGCATCGGGCGGGGCATCGCCGAACGGCTGGGCCGGGACGGCGCGCTGGTCGCCGTGCACTACGGCAGCAACGAGGCGGCGGCCGAGGAGACCGCCGCGGCCATCGCCGGGGCCGGCGGCCGGGCGTTCACCGTGGGCGCCGAACTGGGCGTGCCCGGCGACGTGGACACGCTCACGGCCGGACTGGAGGCGGGCCTGCGCGCGCACGGGGAAGCGGCGCTCGACATCCTGGTGCACAACGCGGGGCTCAACCTCATGGGGCGGCCGATCGAGGTGCTCACCCCCGAGGAGTTCGACCGGATGGTCGCGGTCAACATCAAGGCGCCGTTCTTCCTCACCCAGCGGCTGCTGCCGCGACTGCGCGACGGGGGCCGGATCATCAACATCTCGTCCGTCTCCACCCGTCTCGCCTCCGCCCACGGCATCGGCTATCCGCTCACCAAGGGCGCGCTCGAAGTCTTCAGCCACACCCTGGCCAAGCACCTCGGCCCCCGCGACATCACGGTGAATTCCGTCGCCGTCGGATTCACCCGCACCGACATGACCGCGGAGGTGCTGGCCGACCCGGCGCACCTGGAGCGCACCATCGGCCTGACCGCCCTCGGCCGGATCGGCCGGGTCCCGGACATCGCCGACGCGGTCGCCTTCCTGGCCTCCGACGACGCGCGCTGGATCACCGGCACCAGGATCGACGTCACCGGCGGGGCCGGCCTGTAG
- a CDS encoding TetR/AcrR family transcriptional regulator, translating to MARPRKPLLSRERIVSTALALIDSAGLPALSTRRLAAELGVSGPSLYNHFTTKDEILDAVADTVIAQVDVSGFEAGADWRAGLLDWARSYRAALAAHPQIVPFLAQGPGRRPAGLKMADAAFGGMVRAGWPPAQATRVCAMVRYFVAGSALGSFARGFVDDPSAYDPADYPHLGQAHLLAEHQRQVDEGAFETGLRALVDGLALQHPELLPPDGG from the coding sequence ATGGCCCGACCCCGCAAGCCCCTCCTGAGCCGCGAGCGCATCGTCTCCACGGCGCTGGCGCTCATCGACTCCGCAGGGCTGCCGGCGCTCTCCACCCGTCGCCTGGCGGCGGAGCTGGGCGTGAGCGGGCCGTCCCTCTACAACCACTTCACGACCAAGGACGAGATCCTCGACGCGGTGGCCGACACGGTCATCGCCCAGGTCGACGTGTCGGGCTTCGAGGCGGGCGCGGACTGGCGCGCCGGGCTCCTCGACTGGGCCCGCTCCTACCGCGCGGCGCTCGCCGCGCACCCGCAGATCGTGCCGTTCCTCGCCCAGGGCCCCGGCCGCCGCCCGGCCGGCCTGAAGATGGCCGACGCGGCGTTCGGCGGGATGGTCCGGGCGGGCTGGCCGCCCGCCCAGGCCACCAGGGTCTGCGCCATGGTCCGGTACTTCGTGGCCGGATCGGCGCTGGGCTCGTTCGCCCGCGGCTTCGTGGACGACCCGAGCGCCTACGACCCCGCCGACTACCCGCACCTGGGCCAGGCCCACCTCCTGGCGGAGCATCAGCGCCAGGTGGACGAGGGCGCTTTCGAGACCGGCCTGCGGGCGCTGGTGGACGGTCTGGCGCTGCAGCACCCGGAACTCCTGCCGCCGGACGGCGGCTGA